Genomic segment of Aerosakkonema funiforme FACHB-1375:
GTGTGTGAGAAAATCAAAAATTTTTTTGGGCTGAAGTCCGATTCCAGGCGCTGCTACCTTATGAAGGCTCTCAAAGCCAAACATTGAAGGCGTTACAAGCAAAAAATACTGCTCGGTTCGCTGTTACTTTTTGTTAAGTTCGGTATTTAAGAGTTAAAACTGCCGATCGCACGGTGGCGCTCTACACTTGCCGCCTTCTATATATTATAGGCAATTTGGGACAAACCTTTTGGCTCTAAGACGCCCCGATCGAGCTGACGCCGTGACGAGGGATAACCTCACTCGGTAAGGTCAAGGTAAAAGCAGTCTGACCGGATGGCGTTGGATCGAGCGTCAGTTCACCTTTGTGTGCGCGTGCGATTTCCCGCGCTAAACTCAGTCCCAGTCCTGTTCCCTCTACTTTGCGCGTTCGGGCGGGGTCGCCACGATGGAACCGATCGAATACGCGATCGCGATCGGACTCAGGAATATCCTTAGAACTGTTGGTAATGGTCACCAACACAACATTTGCCTGACGGTAGGCGTTAATCTCGATCCAACCATCTGGAAGATTGTACTTAATAGCATTACCGATGAGATTTTGCAATACTTGAACCAGTAAGTCGCGATCGCCTTGCACCTTCAATCCGGGTAGAATTTCCGTTTGTACCTCCAGATGTGGTGCCAGCAGTTCGATATCCTCCAGCATCTCGTTTAATAAATCGGACAAATCTACTTCCACCCGATGCAGACTCATCTGTCCGGCATCTGCCAAAGACAGCAGCAGCAGTTTCCGCACAATTCCGCTGAGACGGCGCACCTCATCTAACAAGCTGCTTAAACTTTGCTGCACATCCGATTCAGCTTCAACTTGTTGCAGAGTTCGTTCCAGTTCACCTTGCAAAATAGCTAGAGGTGTCTTAAGTTCGTGGGCGGCATCCGCACTGAAGCGAGAAGCTTGCTTAAAACTGCGTTCCAGGCGTTCCAACATTTGGTTAAACACCTGAATCAACTCTAGAAATTCTACATCCGTTGCACCGATCGGAACTCTTCGATCGAGTCCTTTGACCGTAACTTGTGCAATGGCAGCAGTTAACTGTTGGATGGAACATAAGGTACTGCCAGACAGACCCCACGCACCACCAAGAACCAGGAGCAGTAAGATAGGTATCGAAATCAAGAAGACATTGCGGATCGTCGCCATTTCTCGATCGATACCATTTAAACTAACAGCGATCGCAACACTGTGGCGGGGAAAAGCGATCGCACCTACACGCCAAATACCGTTTTTTGTGTGCTGAGTTGTAAATTGGGATAACTTCGGCGGCTGAATGCGACGAGATATTGGGCTTTTTTTATTGAAGGTCGGAACTGGTGGAAGTAACTGGTACGGACGGAATGGCAACAAGGATTTCAGATTGAGATCCCCAGACCACTCACTTGACTGATACAGGATTTCTCCGTTGTTACTTTCAGCTTTTATCGTAATAGGCGTTTGTGAGTTACTGCCAAACGCAAAATGTAAAGAAGTTTCGTAAGCTTGCCAATTAGTTTGCACTCGCGGACGTACAGCCATCAACAGTTGGGTTTCCAGTTCCGCGTCTAGGCGGCTTACCTTGGCATCGTAAATTAACCACCAGGAAATTCCGGCAAATCCCACGAGGGTGCTACCAGCTAGGGTAGCCGATAGTAAGGCGATTCGGAGCCGAAAAGAACGGAGTCCCACAATCAAGATTCTAATTTGCGAAAACGATACCCAACTCCCCGCACGCTTTCGATCCAACTCGATCCTTCAACGGGGTCTATCTTTTTGCGTATCCTTTGAATGCAGACATCAACCACATTAGTATTGGGATTGAAATCGTACCCCCAAACGTGTTCCAAGATTTGCGTGCGAGTAAAAACTCGTCCGGGAGAGCGCATGAGGTATTCCAGCAGGTTAAACTCGCGAGTAGTTAATTCTACGGTAATATCGTTGCAGGTGACTTCCCGTGCGATGCGATCGAGTTTAATTGGCCCAAGACAAAGCAAATTTTGCCGATCGCCAGAAGTTCGACGCACCACGGCATGAATGCGAGCAACCAACTCCTCCACAAAAAACGGTTTCGCTAAATAGTCATCCGCACCGAGATTCAGACCGACAATTCGGTCATCCAGTTCATTGCGAGCTGTAAGCAAAATGACTGGGACGTTGTTACCTGCCAAACGCAGACTTTTGAGGATAGTCAGTCCATCCTTCCCAGGCACCATGATATCAAGCACGATCGCATCGTATTGATTTTCCGTAGCGCGAACATAGCCTTCGTTGCCGTTATCGCAATAATCAACCACGAAACCCTGCTCTTTCAAACCTGTGCGGACAAAGTTAGCTATTTTTACCTCATCTTCAACGAACAGGACGTGCATAAACCTTTATTCTACTTCCGATCTCTACCTAGAAAAATTACAAAACTGTAATCCAGAAAATCAGTTTGTTGTCATTTTGGCAGATTTAAATAAAAAACATAGACATCTACCCATTCTCAAGACAAGGAGATCGTCATGCGGATTAATCGAGGACTGTTAGTTTTATCTGCGGTTACACTTTTAATGGGGGCTTCCGGTTTTATGGCTCCCAACAAAGTAGCAGCCAATCAGTCCGACCTGGTAGCACAAGATTCATCGCAACCCAACAGTAAACCGGAAGGTGCGAGGCGACGTGGAGGCAGAGGTTTTGCAGCTATCTCCGGGCTGACTGATGCTCAAAAAGACCAACTCAGACAAATTCATGAGTCTACTCGCCAGCAGATGGATGCCATCTTGACAGCAGAACAACGAGAACAAATGCGTACTGCCAGAGAACAACGTCAGCGTCCCAGTATAAATTTAACTGAAGATCAAAAAACGAGAATGAGAACAATTCGGGAGGACGCCAAGAAAAGAATGGAAGCTGTTTTGACCCCCGAACAGCGGCAACAACTCGAACAAATGCGTCAGCAAAGACCTCAACGTCCTCAACAACCTCAGTCTTAGTGACGCTAAGAGCTTATCCGAAAAATCGACATCTGCGTTCATCTGTGTTTATCTGTAAATATCTGTGGCTAAATCTCCTCAAAGATACTTTTCGGATCGCTCAAATTAAAGTAGCTTGGGTTGAGTTGGTTAAAATTTAACCACAGATGAAAAAAGATAAACACAGATGAACACAGATTTCTTACTCGAACCCAATCTACTATTCTTTTTAATCTAACGGTGTTGGGAAAACAGAGGCAAATCCAAATCGATATCCTAGAGAAACCATCCACAGCAATTGGGTAAGGCAAGGGAGGATGAAACTCGATTCACCGCCAGAGGTTACTTTAAAGCCTTCTCCGCAAGGCCCTGTTAAAAAGAGTTCGATCGTTAAATGGCTCGTTGGATTAATCGTTCTTGGGGCATTGGCAGGCGGAGGATACCTCGTTTACGTTCAACTGACAAATGCACCGCGCCAAGAAGCGAGACGTCGGATGCAGACGGTTTCTGTGGAACGAGTCAATTTACCGATTTCGATCTCCGCTAATGGAACTGTGCAACCAGAACGAGCAGTGAACATGAGTCCTAAGAACTCTGGCGTGTTGAAGCAGTTGCTGGTGAAGGAAGGCGATCGCGTGGAGGCAGGACAAATCTTAGCATACATGGATGATTCCAACCTGCAAGGGCAAATGACTCAAGCTAAAGCGCAACTAACATCGGCGCAAGCAAATCTGGATCGGCTTTTGGCAGGCAATCGTCCTCAAGAAATCGCGCAAGCAGAAGCGCAGTTAACATCGACGCAAGCAAATCTCGATCGGCTTTTGGCAGGCAATCGTCCTCAAGAAATCGGTCAAGCAGAAGCGCAGTTAACATCGGCGCAAGCAAATCTCGATCGGCTTTTGGCAGGCAATCGCCCCCAAGAAATCGGCCAAGCAGAAGCGCAGTTAACATCGGCGCAAGCAAATCTCGATCGACTTTTGGCAGGCAATCGCCCTCAAGAAATTGGCCAAGCAGAAGCGCAGTTAGCATCGGCACAAGCAAATCTCGATCGGCTTTTGGCAGGGAATCGCCCTCAAGAAATTGCCCAAGCAGAAGCGCAACTAACATCGGCACAAGCTAACTTACGACAGGCAGAACTTACTTTTAATCAAAACAAACAATTATATACAGCGGGTGCGATCGCTCTACGTGAGGTGGAAGCTTCCCGTAGTTCCTACGACACCGCCAAAGCCCAAGTCAAACAAGCACAGGAAGGTCTTAATCTGGTAAAATCGGGCACTCGTCCGGAAGAGATTGCCCAGGCACGCGCCGAGGTTAAACAAGCACAGGAAGCTCTTAATCTAGCGAGATCGGGTAGCCGTCCGGAAGAAATTGCCCAAGCACGCGCCGAGGTCAAACAAGCGCAAGAAGCACTCGCTTTGGTAAAAGCGGGCACTCGTCCGGAAGAAATTACCCAAGCACGCGCCGAGGTGAAAAAAGCACAAGAAGCACTAGATTTAGTAAAATCGGGCACTCGTACCGAAGAAATTACGCAAGCACGCGCCCAAGTCAAACAAGCACAAGAAGCCCTCAACCTGCAACGTGCTGGTACACGTCCGGAAGAAATTACGCAAGCACGCGCCCAAGTGATGAGCGCTGAAGGCGCTATGCAGACCATTCGCGCACAGGTTAACGATACCGTGATTCGCGCTCCCTTCAGCGGCGTTGTAACTCGCAAATTTGCCGATCCGGGTTCGTTTGTCACCCCAACTACTTCCAGCAGTTCGGTTTCTTCAGCTACCTCATCATCTATCTTGGCCTTAGCATCTCAAAATCAGATCGTTGCTAAGGTTGCAGAAACCAGCATCCCGCAAATTAAAGTCGGGCAAAACGTCACAATTGAAATTGATGCCTATCCAGGTAAGACATTTAAGGGCAAAGTTACCCAAGTTGCCACCCAGTCTACCGTGGAGCAAAACGTGACCAACTTTGAGGTGAAAACCTCGATCGATGACCCGGAAAACTTGCTGCGTGCGGGGATGAACGCCAACGTGGTGTTTGAGGTTGGCACGTTGAACAACGCTTTAGTGGTTCCCACTGTGGCGATTGTGCGCCAAGAGCAAGGAACTGGTGTGTATGTGTTAAACCCAGAAAGAGGCAGACCGCGATTTAAGCCGATCGCAACTGGACAAACAGTGGAGAATAAGACGGTGGTTGTGTCTGGACTGGAAGAAGGAGAACAAGTTTTAATTAGCTTTCCCCAAGGAAGACCCCAAACTAGGACACCTTCATTAATGCCGGGAATGGGGCCGCCAGGAGGAGGTAGAGGAGGTAGAGGGGGCTTTTAATATGAAGACAGAGGGTAGAAGGCAGCAATTTGAGAGGAAAGCCGGAAATTTGGGTCGAATTCATCCGACCGAAATTTCTCTGTTTGAGGTGCTGACAATGGCAGTGGAGGCGTTGTGGAGCAATCGCCTCCGGACGAGTTTGACGATGCTGGGCGTAATTATCGGTATTGCCTCGGTCATCATGGTGACATCGGTCGGACAGGGAGTCCAGAAGGCGACGGAGCAACAGATCCAAGCTTTGGGAACAAATGTGATGTTGGTGTTGGCGGGAGCGGCGCGGTATGGGGGTATCAGTCAGGGTGCGGGTTCGGCAGGTACGCTGACTTGGGAGGATGCCCAAGCGATCGCCAAACAAGTACCGGCAGCTACTGGTGTAACTGCTTACTTGCAGAGATCGGGACAGGTGGTGTATGGCGATCGCAACGTTTCCACTTTCATTCTGGGAGTTGATTTGAGCTATCCCGATGTCAAAGAAATTCATCCCCAGGAAGGGCAATTTTTCAGTCAAGACGACCTTGACAAAGCGGAACCTGTTGTGGTCTTAGGTAGCAAGGTGCGGAACGATTTGTTTCCCAGTGGACAACCTGCCGTCGGTTCCACCGTGCGGGTTCAGAGCGGACGCTACACTGTGATTGGGGTAATGGAGTCGAAAGGCTCGGTTGGCGGACAGGATCAGGACGATCGAGTTTATATTCCCCTCACTAATATGTCCCGTCGAATTGTGGGCAACAATGCCATTAATGGCACTGCTATTAACGGTTTGTGGCTGAAAGCGAAAGATCAAATCGACCTGGAAGCTGCCCAGTTTCAAGTTACAAACTTGTTACGAATTCGGCACAATATTTATCCGCCAGAACCGGATGATTTTCGCATCAGCAATCAGATAGATATTATCAATGCTTTTAGCAGCGTGGTGGGATTATTCACTGTTTTGATCGGTGCGATCGCAGGTATTTCTTTAATCGTCGGCGGGATTGGGATTGCTAACATTATGTTAGTTTCTGTGGTGGAACGCACTCGCGAAATTGGTATTCGCAAAGCTGTGGGAGCTACTAACAGGGCTATTTTGAGTCAATTTCTGGCTGAGGCAGTACTGGTTTCTCTGGCGGGAGGAGCTTTGGGTATTATTATCGGCATTAGTCTTACTTTTGCAATTGCTAATGTATTTAAATTTCCCTTTGTGCTTTCTGTCTGGTCAGCTGTCGCCGGACTCGTCCTCGCTATTACTGTAGGACTGATAGCTGGAGTTATACCCGCTCGAAATGCGGCAAGGCTCGATCCAATTGCGGCACTGAGAAGCGATTAAAGCAATCATATAAGAACTATGCCAAACCTACACATTGAAACAACGCGCCTGACCTGGCGACCTGTTGAGCTAACAGATCGAGATCGATTGCATAATTTGTGGATCGATCGACATATCCGGAGATACCTGTTTGACGATCGCATCGTCTCGCGAGATTGGACAGAAAACGAAATTATCAAGAGCGGAGAATCTTTTGCCAAATATAACTTCGGTCTGTGGTTAGTTTTTGCCAAACAAAGCGATAATTTTATTGGATTTTGCGGTTATCGCGTCCCGGATGAATCATCAGAACCAGAACTTTTGTACGGAATTAAATCGAACTATTGGTGTCAGGGGTTGGGAACGGAAGTAGCGCTTGCAGCAAGCAAGTATGCGTTCGCAAACCTTGGTTTTCAGCGCGTTATTGCTAGCGTAGATAAACCCAACTTAGCATCCGTTAAAGTCTTACAAAAGATCGGTATGAAGTCCGATCGGTCTGTTTGCGTTAATGGTACAGAGATTCTTTACTTTGTATTGAAACAGCAAGATTTAGAAACTTTTTAATTTTTGTTTTGTTTATGGCAACGATGATTTGGATGGAAGCTATCAGAAAAACCTACCGTTTGGGAGAGGTCGAGGTGCCTATTCTCAAAGGAATCGATCTCGCTATTGAAGAAGGCGAGTATGTCGCTATTATGGGCGCATCCGGTTCTGGCAAATCTACTTTGATGAATATTTTGGGGTGCCTCGATCGTCCTACTGATGGATATTATTTTCTAGAAGGCAGAAACCTGACAACGCTCAATAATGATGAGTTGGCTTATATACGCAATCAGCGGATTGGTTTTGTGTTTCAGCAGTTCAACCTCCTCCCCCGCGCCACAGCTTTAGAAAATGTGATGTTGCCGATGATTTATGCAGGCATTTCCAAATTTCAACGTCGTCGGCGTGCGGAGGAAGCGCTGAGTCGAGTTGGTTTAGGCCAAAGGTTTTTCAACCGTCCCAGTCAGCTATCTGGGGGACAACAACAAAGGGTAGCGATCGCCCGCGCTCTTGTCAACCGTCCTGCCCTTGTTCTAGCGGACGAACCTACAGGTGCTTTAGATACTCAAACCTCTTACGAAGTAATGGAGTTACTGACAGATTTGAACAATCAAGGCATCACCATAGTTATTGTTACCCACGAACCGGACATTGCTGCCCAAACTCACCGCACGATTCATGTCAAAGATGGCTTGGTGGTTTAATTTGTTAAATCTGGCTTTGAAGCATTACTTAATAAATCACAATAAAAAGCTTACAAACCTAACCATAATTTAATATACAGAAAATATCTGAATATTTACAGTCTCTCTTCACTAACCTACATTCGGTTCAAGTCATTGGTAAATATGGATAAATAGTTATCGTTACACAACGGATAAGCATTAACACTTAGTAAAGTAATTACTAATAATTGTTATAACTTTTGTTAAAGATTGGATACTCACTCGATCGCTAGGCAAAAGAGGGGTAAACGGTGAAAATCCTTACTGTATAAGCTTTTCCCTTTTCACCTTTTTGGCTTTGCTCTCCGAATCGTAAAAAATCCAGTAGAAAGTTATCTCATCTGTTTATGCTGAATCTGATTACAATATAATTAATTTAGACTGACTATTCGATCGGTCATATCAGTAGAGGTTACTCTATGCCACAAGTTAACTATACTATTCCTACCATCAGGACTCTGCAAGAATTGGATCGTGCTGTTGAGCGCTACAAAACCAGTAATCTAAGCGGTGGTGAACTTCTTTCTCTATGGCAAGCTATCCGCGATGCTTCTCTCAATCAGAACTTCTCAGAACCTAAGAATGATGGGGTTTCTGTTGAAAATAGCTACTAAGTTAGGGAGCTAACTATCTTCGCGAAAATCATCAATCTGGGCAATTGGGGGCGGCAATATTTAGAGCAGTTTTCATTTAGATAAAGTTTTCTGAGATCCCCGACTTCTTCAAGAAGTCGGGGATCTTTGTATCGCTAAAGATCTGAATTAAGGCAAATCGGTACTCCCCATCAGATACAAATCGCACTCGCGGGCGGCACCGCGACCTTCATTTATCGCCCAGACAATCAGGCTTTGACCGCGACGACAATCACCGGCAGCGAAGACGCCGGGAATACTGGTAGCGTATTTGCCATAATCGGCTTTGACGTTGCTGCGGGCATCGCGATCGAGTCCCAAGGCGTCCAGCAAAGGTTGTTCTGGGCCAAGGAAACCCATTGCTAGCAAAACTAGCTGGGCGGGAATCACTTTTTCCGTACCGGGGATGTGTTTGGGGATAAATTGACCTTTCTCGTTTTTCTCCCAGTCCACTTGTACGGTGTGGATGGCTTTGACGTGACCGTTTTCATCACCCTCGAACTTGGTGGCTGTTGTGAGATAGACGCGGGGGTCGCCGCCAAATTTAGCAGCCGCTTCCTCCTGACCGTAGTCCATTTTGTAAACTTTGGGCCACTCCGGCCAGGGGTTATTGGCAGCCCGTTCTTGCGGTGGCTGAGGTAGAATTTCTACTTGTACGAGGCTGTTGCAACCGTGGCGAATTGAAGTGCCCACGCAGTCAGTACCGGTATCGCCACCACCGATGATCGCGACATCTTTGCCTTCCGCAGAGATAAAGTCCTCTCCTGGTTTTCGATCCAGAATCGCTTTTGTATTGGCAGTAAGAAAATCCATTGCGAAGTAGATGCCCTTTAACTGGCGTCCTTCGATCGGCAAATCGCGCGGCTTAGTCGCACCTGTGCAGAGTAGGACGGCATCGAATTCCTTGAGGAGATTTTCGGCGGGAAAGTCTTTACCGACTTCGGTGTTGCAGATGAATTTCACACCTTCTTCTTCCAAGACTTTGAGACGGCGGAGAACTACTTGCTCTTTGTCCAGTTTCATGTTAGGGATGCCGTACATGAGCAATCCACCCGGACGATCGGCCCGTTCAAATACCGTTACCCAGTGACCCGCTTTATTGAGTTGGGCAGCAGCAGCCAGTCCGGCTGGGCCAGAACCAATGACAGCAACTCTCTTACCAGTGCGCTTGGTGGGTGCTTCCGGCGTTATCCAACCTTCCTCCCAACCTTTATCGATAATCGAACATTCAATATTTTTAATTGTGACTGGCGGATTGTGGATACCCAACACGCAGGAACCTTCGCAGGGTGCGGGACACACGCGCCCGGTGAATTCGGGGAAGTTGTTGGTTTTGTGCAAGCGATCGAGCGCTTCCCGCCACAGTCCCCGATACACAAGGTCATTCCATTCCGGGATCAAGTTATTCACCGGACAGCCGCTAGCCATACCGCTGATGACCGTTCCCGTATGACAAAACGGCGTACCGCAGTCCATACACCGCGCCGCCTGAGTGCGAAGCTTGTCATCCGGCATATGCAAATGGAATTCGTCCCAGTTGCGAACGCGATCGAGCGGGGCGAGTTCCGAGGGCAATTCGCGCAGAAATTCGATAAATCCTGTTGGTTTTCCCATAGTCGTGTCTCTTGGAAATAGGGGATAGGGGATAGGGGCTAGGGGCTAGGGGAAGAGGAATTTTGAATTTTGAATTTTGATTTCCCCTATGCCCTCAACCTAATCCAGAGTCTGTTATTTTAGCGCTTCTTGCTATTTTGCGATTGTAATTACATTAACTTTTAACAAGCTTACTTTTCTAGGTGGGATCGCGTAGTTGACGAAAGGCGATCGCGATCGAATTGTTGGCTTTTCTTGACATAGATATCTTAAAAGGGAAGAGAGAGAGGGAGGAATTTTGAATGATTGAATGATTGACTTTTGGCGTCCCCACTGGTTAATTGGACTTCGATCCCGTTTCGTGCCGTATCGCTTAGGTTCAAACTACCTCCGATAAACCACAAGAAAGTATGGGTATCGAGTAGTATTTTCATGGTGCATAAGCCTCAAAATCTTCCAAAGGAGCATCAAAATCATCCGACATTTCAACTAATCCTTTGGTTTTTGTATTTTAAATAAACTAAATTTATGTTTCAAATGGAAAACCATAGTAGGCTTTGATATCTTCAGCAAGCTACGATCGCTAGCTGCAATCCCAGTTGTACAAAACCTTGGAAAAATCGAGATTCTTCAAATCTGATTCTTTAATCCAAAAGTTGCAAACGCCTACATCTCCCCATTCAATATAAATTGTTTCAAATGCGCTGCCGTCAGAATCTATCTGTAGCAACAGGATATATGGCTCCTCTTCATTTAATAATTTTCTAGGATCGTTTTGAGTAAAGTGTGGATAACCTCCGATTTTGTGACCTTCCACAAATTTATTGCGGTATTCATCCCAAATAGCATTACCATTTTCTTCTAAAACTTCCCAAATTTCTGTTCCTATTAATTCTTCAAATCTATAATCACAATCTGAAATAGGCGCATATTTTAAACTGAAATTCAATGCAAAGCAGTCATCTTTATGGGGATTATATGAAGGAAAAACATAAAAAGGCGTATCCCCTAGCTGATTATTCTCCCATACCGTCGGAAGAAAATCAAAGTTAGTAACTAGGTTATCTTCGTTCGAGTCAGGGTTTGGGAAATAAATAACTCGAAAACCTGTCTGATTCGTTGGATTCTTAAAATCAAAACCGTATAATTCGTTTCTAGCTAGATAGAACTGGAGAATTCCTTTATCTGGAAATATTTCCAAGTGAGGAACTTCTGCAAAATTGATTTGTGCGAGCAAATAAAGGTAATCGCCTTCTGGAGTCTTAGGATAATCGAAATTTTTAGGTAAGTAGGGAAATCCGGCAAATTTACTTTGCCACAGACTCACGTTTCTTCTTAGGTGAGTTTCGATTTCAACATAAGGCTTAACCGTTGCTTCAAGCTTATTTATAAACAGTTCTAACTCAGGAGGAAAATCGAGTTTTTTCATTAGCCTAACCACATTACACTATTATTTGATTTTGTAAGTAAAACCAATAAATTTTCTTTTCCTACTCATTTAAATCTTTGACAATCCTCACAAACACCAGTAGCATCAAGTTTCATCTGTTTAAAGTGTTTAACCAAATGGTAACGACCGAAGAATTGTTTGGGCGCATCTGCACGATAGCCAATCGTTTTGCAAATGACACATTGAACCATCCACTTCCGGGTGCGCGGCTCGTCCAAATGCCATTCTGGGTCTTTTTCTTCGCTTTTTGGCATCGCGATTAACTCGATCTGTGACTCGTAA
This window contains:
- a CDS encoding ATP-binding protein, whose product is MVGLRSFRLRIALLSATLAGSTLVGFAGISWWLIYDAKVSRLDAELETQLLMAVRPRVQTNWQAYETSLHFAFGSNSQTPITIKAESNNGEILYQSSEWSGDLNLKSLLPFRPYQLLPPVPTFNKKSPISRRIQPPKLSQFTTQHTKNGIWRVGAIAFPRHSVAIAVSLNGIDREMATIRNVFLISIPILLLLVLGGAWGLSGSTLCSIQQLTAAIAQVTVKGLDRRVPIGATDVEFLELIQVFNQMLERLERSFKQASRFSADAAHELKTPLAILQGELERTLQQVEAESDVQQSLSSLLDEVRRLSGIVRKLLLLSLADAGQMSLHRVEVDLSDLLNEMLEDIELLAPHLEVQTEILPGLKVQGDRDLLVQVLQNLIGNAIKYNLPDGWIEINAYRQANVVLVTITNSSKDIPESDRDRVFDRFHRGDPARTRKVEGTGLGLSLAREIARAHKGELTLDPTPSGQTAFTLTLPSEVIPRHGVSSIGAS
- a CDS encoding response regulator transcription factor, which produces MHVLFVEDEVKIANFVRTGLKEQGFVVDYCDNGNEGYVRATENQYDAIVLDIMVPGKDGLTILKSLRLAGNNVPVILLTARNELDDRIVGLNLGADDYLAKPFFVEELVARIHAVVRRTSGDRQNLLCLGPIKLDRIAREVTCNDITVELTTREFNLLEYLMRSPGRVFTRTQILEHVWGYDFNPNTNVVDVCIQRIRKKIDPVEGSSWIESVRGVGYRFRKLES
- a CDS encoding Spy/CpxP family protein refolding chaperone, with the translated sequence MRINRGLLVLSAVTLLMGASGFMAPNKVAANQSDLVAQDSSQPNSKPEGARRRGGRGFAAISGLTDAQKDQLRQIHESTRQQMDAILTAEQREQMRTAREQRQRPSINLTEDQKTRMRTIREDAKKRMEAVLTPEQRQQLEQMRQQRPQRPQQPQS
- a CDS encoding efflux RND transporter periplasmic adaptor subunit codes for the protein MKLDSPPEVTLKPSPQGPVKKSSIVKWLVGLIVLGALAGGGYLVYVQLTNAPRQEARRRMQTVSVERVNLPISISANGTVQPERAVNMSPKNSGVLKQLLVKEGDRVEAGQILAYMDDSNLQGQMTQAKAQLTSAQANLDRLLAGNRPQEIAQAEAQLTSTQANLDRLLAGNRPQEIGQAEAQLTSAQANLDRLLAGNRPQEIGQAEAQLTSAQANLDRLLAGNRPQEIGQAEAQLASAQANLDRLLAGNRPQEIAQAEAQLTSAQANLRQAELTFNQNKQLYTAGAIALREVEASRSSYDTAKAQVKQAQEGLNLVKSGTRPEEIAQARAEVKQAQEALNLARSGSRPEEIAQARAEVKQAQEALALVKAGTRPEEITQARAEVKKAQEALDLVKSGTRTEEITQARAQVKQAQEALNLQRAGTRPEEITQARAQVMSAEGAMQTIRAQVNDTVIRAPFSGVVTRKFADPGSFVTPTTSSSSVSSATSSSILALASQNQIVAKVAETSIPQIKVGQNVTIEIDAYPGKTFKGKVTQVATQSTVEQNVTNFEVKTSIDDPENLLRAGMNANVVFEVGTLNNALVVPTVAIVRQEQGTGVYVLNPERGRPRFKPIATGQTVENKTVVVSGLEEGEQVLISFPQGRPQTRTPSLMPGMGPPGGGRGGRGGF
- a CDS encoding ABC transporter permease: MAVEALWSNRLRTSLTMLGVIIGIASVIMVTSVGQGVQKATEQQIQALGTNVMLVLAGAARYGGISQGAGSAGTLTWEDAQAIAKQVPAATGVTAYLQRSGQVVYGDRNVSTFILGVDLSYPDVKEIHPQEGQFFSQDDLDKAEPVVVLGSKVRNDLFPSGQPAVGSTVRVQSGRYTVIGVMESKGSVGGQDQDDRVYIPLTNMSRRIVGNNAINGTAINGLWLKAKDQIDLEAAQFQVTNLLRIRHNIYPPEPDDFRISNQIDIINAFSSVVGLFTVLIGAIAGISLIVGGIGIANIMLVSVVERTREIGIRKAVGATNRAILSQFLAEAVLVSLAGGALGIIIGISLTFAIANVFKFPFVLSVWSAVAGLVLAITVGLIAGVIPARNAARLDPIAALRSD
- a CDS encoding GNAT family N-acetyltransferase gives rise to the protein MPNLHIETTRLTWRPVELTDRDRLHNLWIDRHIRRYLFDDRIVSRDWTENEIIKSGESFAKYNFGLWLVFAKQSDNFIGFCGYRVPDESSEPELLYGIKSNYWCQGLGTEVALAASKYAFANLGFQRVIASVDKPNLASVKVLQKIGMKSDRSVCVNGTEILYFVLKQQDLETF
- a CDS encoding ABC transporter ATP-binding protein, producing the protein MATMIWMEAIRKTYRLGEVEVPILKGIDLAIEEGEYVAIMGASGSGKSTLMNILGCLDRPTDGYYFLEGRNLTTLNNDELAYIRNQRIGFVFQQFNLLPRATALENVMLPMIYAGISKFQRRRRAEEALSRVGLGQRFFNRPSQLSGGQQQRVAIARALVNRPALVLADEPTGALDTQTSYEVMELLTDLNNQGITIVIVTHEPDIAAQTHRTIHVKDGLVV
- the gltD gene encoding glutamate synthase small subunit, translated to MGKPTGFIEFLRELPSELAPLDRVRNWDEFHLHMPDDKLRTQAARCMDCGTPFCHTGTVISGMASGCPVNNLIPEWNDLVYRGLWREALDRLHKTNNFPEFTGRVCPAPCEGSCVLGIHNPPVTIKNIECSIIDKGWEEGWITPEAPTKRTGKRVAVIGSGPAGLAAAAQLNKAGHWVTVFERADRPGGLLMYGIPNMKLDKEQVVLRRLKVLEEEGVKFICNTEVGKDFPAENLLKEFDAVLLCTGATKPRDLPIEGRQLKGIYFAMDFLTANTKAILDRKPGEDFISAEGKDVAIIGGGDTGTDCVGTSIRHGCNSLVQVEILPQPPQERAANNPWPEWPKVYKMDYGQEEAAAKFGGDPRVYLTTATKFEGDENGHVKAIHTVQVDWEKNEKGQFIPKHIPGTEKVIPAQLVLLAMGFLGPEQPLLDALGLDRDARSNVKADYGKYATSIPGVFAAGDCRRGQSLIVWAINEGRGAARECDLYLMGSTDLP
- a CDS encoding YwqG family protein, with translation MKKLDFPPELELFINKLEATVKPYVEIETHLRRNVSLWQSKFAGFPYLPKNFDYPKTPEGDYLYLLAQINFAEVPHLEIFPDKGILQFYLARNELYGFDFKNPTNQTGFRVIYFPNPDSNEDNLVTNFDFLPTVWENNQLGDTPFYVFPSYNPHKDDCFALNFSLKYAPISDCDYRFEELIGTEIWEVLEENGNAIWDEYRNKFVEGHKIGGYPHFTQNDPRKLLNEEEPYILLLQIDSDGSAFETIYIEWGDVGVCNFWIKESDLKNLDFSKVLYNWDCS